GGCGGCGATCACGACCGTATAGATGACCATCTCCTGGTCGACCAGCCAGTCGAAGGTAAAGCCGGGAAACCCCATCTGGCGCACAGCGCTTTCGATTCCGGCGCCGGGCGCCAGCATCCATTGCCACACCAATCCCGTGGCGATGAAGGACATCGCGTACGGATACAGGAACACGGTGCGAAGAAAACCTTCGCCCGTAATGTTCTGGTCGATGAACGCGGCCAGCAAAAAGCCCAGCACCATGCAGGCAACGATGAACAGCCCGCCATACACGGCCAGGTTGTTCAGCGAGAGCATCCAGCGTTCGTTGTCGAACAGGCGCACGTACTGGGCAAAGCCGATGAAGTTATCGGACGGGAAGGTGCGCGAACTGGTGAGCGAGGTGCGGAACGTCCACAGCGCCGCCCCGATATAGGCGACCAGCACCGTCAGCGCCATTGGCAGCAAGGCGATGTGGGGAGCGAGCTTGATGGCTGGGCGGGAGAACATGTCAGTACTTGAGCGCGTTGGCGATGCTCTTCTGGGCCTTCGCGGCCGGCATATTGGTGTTCCAGTAGGTGGTCAGCACGTCTTGCATCGCGCCATTCTGGTCAGGGGTCAGGTACACCTCGGTGACGCCGGCATGGCGCGAGCGGTCTTTCATGATCTCAACGCCTTTTTGCGCGCACAGGTCCAGCTCGGCCGTGCTGACGTCGGGGCGGATCGGGATCGAGCCTTTCAGCTTGCTGAAACTGAGCTGCAGCTCCGGCTGCGACACGACGTCGGCCAACAGCTGCTGCGCCTTGACGGCGTGAGGGTCGTCGGTGCGCGGAAATACGAAGACGTCGCCCTGGAGCAGGTAGGGCGTATTCGGGCCCAGGCCCGCCATGCAGCCATAGTGCTGGCCTGCGACCTGACGCGCGTTGGCAAATTCGCCCTTGGCCCAGTCGCCCATGACCTGCACGCCCGCCTTGCCACTGATGACCATGGCAGTGGCATCGTTCCAGTTGCGGCCCGGTGCGCCGGCATCCACGTAGGCCTTCATGCGCTTGAAGGTCAGCAGCACCTGGCGAAAGGCGGGCGAGAGCAACGTTGCCTGGTCGCGGTCGCGCATCGCCTTCAGGTACAGCTCCTTGCCGCCCACGTTGGCGAGAACGGCGGAGAACAGCACCGTCTCTTGCCATGACTGGCCGCCATGGGCGAGGGGGATGATACCGGCCGCCTTGAGCTTGTCGAAGGCGGCGAAGAGTTCTGCCATGCTGCTCGGCTCCGTGGCGATGCCGGCCTTCTTGAACGCGGCCTTCGAATACCAGAACCAGGTCTGCATGTGGATGTTCAGCGGCGCCGCGTAGTAGTGGCCGTCGACCTTGATGACATCGATGATCGGCGCGGGCATCAGCTGGTCCCAGTTCTGCGCGCGCGCGACGCGGTCGACGTTATTGAGCATGCCCGCTTCGATCACGTCGAGAAACTGCTTGGACGTGTTGAACTGGGCAGCGGTCGGCGGATTGCCGCCGACGATGCGGTTGATGGTCACGGAGCGCGCCTGGTCGCCGCCGGCGATGGCGGTATCGATCCAGATGCCGCCGGCGTCGCGGTAGGCTTGCGCCACCAGCTTGACGGCGGCGGCCTCGCCACCCGACGTCCACCAGTGAATGACCTCGGCCTTGGGCGCAACAGGCATCGACGCCGCGCGTGCCGGAGCAGCGAGCGCAGCTGGCGTCAGGGCGCAAGCGCACAACCATGCGCAGGCTGGCGCCAGGATGCGTACTAAGGACATCGTGTCTCCGTTCTTCGCCATTATTTTCGGTATTTTGGAAACGTTACCATCGGCGTTGGCCGACTATAGCATCGGGTGAAATCAGGGTCAAAACAAATCGTGGAGCCTTGAATTTTGGCACAGTTCTCACCGGTTGACATGCAAGTATTTCCTGAGAGCTGCATTGCTCGGCCGCATGCGGTTTGTGTTATCTCCACGATGCGCGTGGTTTGGCCTGCGGCTTTGTAATTGCGCAAGTGTTTGCAGATAGCACCTTCTAAGATGGGCCCAGGAGCGGCATTTCGGCGACAGTTTTACCAAGCAAGCACTGCGCTCCCTCACTGTCTCGAAGGAGGAACCATGTCGGTCGAACAAACCAGCAATCTGGAAGACCAGTCCACCCGCTTGTGCCAGGAGCGCGTCGATCGCAACGCCGAAGATCTATTGCATCCCAACGTAGCCGCATTTCTCCAGGCGATTGCTGCAGCCGAAGGAGGCGGCTATGACTTCAAATACGGCGCCGTTAAGGGACGCCGCAATGACCGATGGCGTTTTACCGACATGTCGACGCATCCCGGACCCGGGATCGACGGCAAGAGCACCGCTGCCGGTATGTACCAGATCACGCGCCCGACCTGGGAGCATCATGGAGGCAAGCTGGGGCTGTGCGATTTTTCGCCGAGGACACAGGATTTGATCGCGGTGGAAATCCTGCACAGCCTTGGTGTCATCGCAGCGATCAAGGAAGGGGAGATTGCGGCGGCCATGCCCAAAGCCGCGCGAACCTGGGCCGCACTGCCAAAAGGGCCGGGACAGAAAAATCACTATCCCTCGCAACGGTATATGAAATTTACCAGTTTTTTAGCAGCCTACCTGGGCGCCGGCGGTCAGGTAAAGAAACAACAGCTCACTGCTGCGCGACACGGGAAGCCGGCTGCAACGGTGAGCGCGGTGACGAAGGCTGGCAGGGGGCGCTCGTCTGTCAGGTCAGCCGGATGACAGTCGCGAGCAATGCTGCCATCGACGGTGGGAAAACTGGAACGCGTCGCTCAATCGTATTTCTGCTAGATTTTACTGCTGCCGGCCGATTGCAGGGGAAAGCTACCGGCTGAAGCACCAGCGACAGGCCGGAATAATGAGGGGGAGCGCGGTGTATCAGTTTTAAATCGCTGGGAAGACGAAATCTGTATCAGCTTTCAATCGCCGTTGACAACCGAGAAGGCGACCTGATCAAGGGCGAAGGCAACCGCTCCCCGGTCGGTACTCTGGTCGAACGTACGACCCGATTCGTGGCGCTGGCTAAGATCGACAATGCCGGCACGCGCTCGGTTGTCGACAGCTTTTCTGCCGTTCTCAACCGGCAGTCGGC
Above is a genomic segment from Massilia sp. H6 containing:
- a CDS encoding carbohydrate ABC transporter permease — encoded protein: MFSRPAIKLAPHIALLPMALTVLVAYIGAALWTFRTSLTSSRTFPSDNFIGFAQYVRLFDNERWMLSLNNLAVYGGLFIVACMVLGFLLAAFIDQNITGEGFLRTVFLYPYAMSFIATGLVWQWMLAPGAGIESAVRQMGFPGFTFDWLVDQEMVIYTVVIAAVWQASGLVMALMLAGLRGVDPEIYKAARLDGIPAWRVYLSIVLPMLGPTIATVFLLLSTAVVKLYDAVVAMTGGGPGTASEVPAKFIMDHLFLRSNIGLASAGAVTLLVPVLALLAPYAYARSRRKRS
- a CDS encoding ABC transporter substrate-binding protein gives rise to the protein MSLVRILAPACAWLCACALTPAALAAPARAASMPVAPKAEVIHWWTSGGEAAAVKLVAQAYRDAGGIWIDTAIAGGDQARSVTINRIVGGNPPTAAQFNTSKQFLDVIEAGMLNNVDRVARAQNWDQLMPAPIIDVIKVDGHYYAAPLNIHMQTWFWYSKAAFKKAGIATEPSSMAELFAAFDKLKAAGIIPLAHGGQSWQETVLFSAVLANVGGKELYLKAMRDRDQATLLSPAFRQVLLTFKRMKAYVDAGAPGRNWNDATAMVISGKAGVQVMGDWAKGEFANARQVAGQHYGCMAGLGPNTPYLLQGDVFVFPRTDDPHAVKAQQLLADVVSQPELQLSFSKLKGSIPIRPDVSTAELDLCAQKGVEIMKDRSRHAGVTEVYLTPDQNGAMQDVLTTYWNTNMPAAKAQKSIANALKY
- a CDS encoding paar repeat-containing protein; this encodes MSVEQTSNLEDQSTRLCQERVDRNAEDLLHPNVAAFLQAIAAAEGGGYDFKYGAVKGRRNDRWRFTDMSTHPGPGIDGKSTAAGMYQITRPTWEHHGGKLGLCDFSPRTQDLIAVEILHSLGVIAAIKEGEIAAAMPKAARTWAALPKGPGQKNHYPSQRYMKFTSFLAAYLGAGGQVKKQQLTAARHGKPAATVSAVTKAGRGRSSVRSAG